In Panthera tigris isolate Pti1 chromosome C1, P.tigris_Pti1_mat1.1, whole genome shotgun sequence, the following proteins share a genomic window:
- the LOC102956107 gene encoding histone H2B type 2-F yields the protein MPDPAKSAPAPKKGSKKAVTKVQKKDGKKRKRSRKESYSVYVYKVLKQVHPDTGISSKAMGIMNSFVNDIFERIAGEASRLAHYNKRSTITSREIQTAVRLLLPGELAKHAVSEGTKAVTKYTSSK from the coding sequence ATGCCTGATCCAGCGAAGTCGGCTCCCGCTCCCAAGAAGGGCTCTAAGAAAGCTGTTACGAAAGTGCAGAAGAAGGACGGCAAGAAGCGCAAGCGTAGCCGTAAGGAGAGCTATTCCGTCTATGTGTATAAGGTGTTGAAACAGGTTCACCCGGACACCGGCATCTCGTCCAAGGCCATGGGCATCATGAACTCGTTCGTCAACGACATCTTCGAGCGCATCGCCGGTGAAGCCTCTCGCCTGGCGCATTACAACAAGCGCTCGACCATCACGTCCCGGGAGATCCAGACGGCGGTGCGTCTGCTGCTGCCCGGCGAGCTGGCCAAGCACGCCGTGTCCGAGGGCACCAAGGCTGTCACCAAATACACCAGCTCGAAGTAA
- the LOC102955817 gene encoding histone H3 encodes MARTKQTARKSTGGKAPRKQLATKAARKSAPATGGVKKPHRYRPGTVALREIRRYQKSTELLIRKLPFQRLVREIAQDFKTDLRFQSSAVMALQEASEAYLVGLFEDTNLCAIHAKRVTIMPKDIQLARRIRGERA; translated from the coding sequence ATGGCCCGCACAAAGCAGACCGCCCGCAAGTCGACCGGCGGCAAGGCCCCGCGGAAGCAGCTGGCCACCAAAGCGGCCCGCAAGAGCGCGCCCGCCACGGGCGGCGTGAAGAAGCCGCACCGCTACCGGCCGGGCACCGTGGCCCTGCGGGAGATCCGGCGCTACCAGAAGTCCACCGAGCTGCTGATCCGCAAGCTGCCGTTCCAGCGGCTGGTGCGCGAGATCGCGCAGGACTTCAAGACGGACCTGCGCTTCCAGAGCTCGGCCGTGATGGCGCTGCAGGAGGCGAGCGAGGCCTACCTGGTGGGGCTGTTCGAGGACACGAACCTGTGCGCCATCCACGCCAAGCGCGTCACCATCATGCCCAAGGACATCCAGCTGGCTCGCCGTATCCGCGGGGAGCGGGCTTAA